The proteins below are encoded in one region of Micromonospora pisi:
- a CDS encoding ester cyclase codes for MTDEVRSAARRMYAAFNTHDYGAVEEIFTADFYSHPLGTTGPESVAWAWQRFHEAFPEVQMVVEDMVVERDSVAVRTSVRGVPGQQPPTMLEIFRVRNGCIAELWGLSSLQRG; via the coding sequence ATGACAGACGAGGTGCGGTCCGCGGCCCGGCGCATGTATGCGGCGTTCAATACCCACGACTACGGCGCTGTCGAGGAGATCTTCACAGCGGACTTCTACAGCCACCCGCTGGGAACCACTGGGCCGGAGAGCGTCGCGTGGGCGTGGCAACGGTTCCACGAGGCGTTCCCCGAGGTCCAGATGGTCGTCGAAGACATGGTCGTCGAGAGAGACAGCGTCGCCGTCCGCACGAGCGTGCGCGGCGTTCCCGGACAGCAGCCACCGACCATGCTGGAGATTTTCCGGGTACGCAACGGGTGTATCGCCGAGCTGTGGGGCCTGTCCTCCCTACAGCGCGGGTAA
- a CDS encoding MarR family winged helix-turn-helix transcriptional regulator: protein MGRDETSEDKFFRELGGAYAELRQAFARHVGMSPLRVQLLVRLRRDGEISHSDLRLALGIDGASVTRLVKEFEAEGLVGRRLDPADNRYTLAALTPAGERMADDLGRSHQSYQERLLDGVSTQEQEIVLRVLRRVRANVTERENR from the coding sequence ATGGGGCGTGACGAAACATCGGAGGACAAGTTCTTCCGCGAGCTCGGCGGCGCTTACGCCGAGCTGCGGCAGGCGTTCGCGCGGCACGTGGGCATGAGCCCGCTTCGAGTGCAACTGCTCGTCCGGCTGAGACGAGACGGCGAGATCAGCCACAGCGACCTGCGCCTGGCGCTGGGCATCGACGGTGCGAGCGTCACGCGGCTGGTCAAGGAGTTCGAGGCCGAAGGGCTGGTCGGCCGTCGCCTCGACCCGGCGGACAACCGCTACACCCTGGCCGCACTGACGCCCGCAGGTGAGCGAATGGCGGACGACCTGGGGCGATCGCACCAGTCTTACCAGGAGCGGCTGCTCGACGGCGTGTCCACACAGGAGCAGGAGATCGTGCTGCGCGTCCTACGGCGCGTCCGCGCGAACGTCACCGAGCGGGAGAACCGATGA
- a CDS encoding winged helix-turn-helix domain-containing protein has translation MPAKPKWAQLADHIREQIASGTLAPGDKLPSTAALRAEHGVSAGVVRQAILVLQTQGLVEGVHGLGVFVVER, from the coding sequence ATGCCCGCCAAACCGAAGTGGGCGCAGCTCGCGGATCACATTCGTGAGCAGATTGCGTCCGGCACACTCGCCCCCGGAGACAAGTTGCCGTCTACGGCAGCGCTTCGTGCGGAGCACGGAGTGTCGGCAGGCGTCGTTCGCCAGGCGATCCTCGTCCTTCAGACCCAGGGCCTTGTTGAAGGCGTCCATGGGCTGGGAGTGTTTGTCGTCGAGCGCTGA
- a CDS encoding amidase, producing the protein MTAIGPQDRTVDRRAFLARSAALAAAATVGGTVALPAIALAAPEAGTNSGGNPVRWNPELDRPSAYTRPRPEAVADPTELTISEAAWLIRAGKLTPLRLVEAYLARIEAYEGTYQAFNLVLADAAVAAARAAAGRPHRGALHGIPLAIKDNYWTEGVRTTANSYLFQDFVPPYDATAVAKLKVNGGIVMGKTQMGPLATTRATTPAGVVTTVNAWTPTNPGTDPGGSSTGTATSVAGRLVASGIGTQTGGSITAPSNAQNLTGLKPTMGRVSLNGIIPLSYTRDHPGPLARDAKDAAIMLTAMAGADPADPRSQGLPELPNLLNAATPAYDGSRLKLRWPSRIGVLPGYGSGSSATALAQRAYLDTLAAIPGVTLVDVALPDEWELLTGNNFNNVRLPERSEPFMPYLRSDLRGFGVSVTGWLQGALMGGNEFITGQRAKLVLMERVLNQLFETCDVVVQTGPVPFDIIGLPEIAFPIGFTAAGVPIGTILGGLPYGEDRLLSIVAAYQAVTDWHWRRPPNPPAGAASARTAAPALRLTADEVATLSQ; encoded by the coding sequence ATGACGGCGATCGGACCACAGGACCGTACGGTCGACCGGCGGGCCTTCCTCGCCCGCAGCGCCGCCCTGGCCGCCGCCGCCACGGTCGGCGGTACGGTCGCACTCCCCGCGATCGCGCTGGCCGCGCCGGAGGCCGGCACCAACTCCGGCGGTAACCCGGTGCGGTGGAACCCGGAGCTGGACCGGCCGAGCGCGTACACCAGGCCCCGACCGGAGGCGGTCGCCGACCCGACCGAGCTGACCATCTCCGAGGCGGCGTGGCTGATCCGCGCCGGCAAGCTCACCCCGTTGCGGCTCGTCGAGGCGTACCTGGCTCGGATCGAGGCGTACGAGGGCACGTACCAGGCATTCAACCTGGTGCTCGCGGACGCCGCGGTGGCGGCGGCACGGGCGGCGGCCGGCAGACCGCACCGGGGCGCGTTGCACGGCATCCCGCTGGCGATCAAGGACAACTACTGGACCGAGGGGGTCCGGACCACCGCGAACTCCTACCTGTTCCAGGACTTCGTGCCGCCGTACGACGCGACCGCGGTGGCGAAACTCAAGGTCAACGGCGGGATCGTGATGGGCAAGACCCAGATGGGTCCGCTCGCCACCACCCGGGCCACCACCCCGGCTGGCGTGGTCACCACGGTCAACGCCTGGACTCCGACCAACCCCGGCACCGACCCCGGCGGCTCGTCCACCGGCACCGCGACCTCGGTCGCCGGGCGGCTGGTCGCCTCCGGGATCGGCACCCAGACCGGTGGCTCGATCACCGCGCCGTCGAACGCGCAGAACCTGACCGGGTTGAAGCCGACCATGGGTCGGGTCTCGCTGAACGGCATCATCCCGCTCAGCTACACCCGTGACCATCCCGGCCCGCTGGCCCGGGACGCCAAGGACGCGGCGATCATGCTGACCGCGATGGCCGGCGCGGACCCGGCCGACCCGCGCAGCCAGGGCCTGCCGGAACTGCCGAACCTGCTCAACGCGGCCACCCCGGCGTACGACGGCAGCCGGCTCAAGCTGCGCTGGCCGTCCCGGATCGGGGTGCTGCCCGGGTACGGCAGCGGCTCGTCCGCGACCGCGCTGGCCCAGCGGGCGTACCTGGACACGCTCGCCGCGATCCCCGGCGTGACCCTGGTCGACGTGGCCCTGCCGGACGAGTGGGAGCTGCTGACCGGCAACAACTTCAACAACGTACGGCTGCCGGAGCGGAGCGAGCCGTTCATGCCGTACCTCCGCAGCGACCTGCGCGGGTTCGGGGTCTCGGTCACCGGCTGGTTGCAGGGCGCGCTGATGGGCGGCAACGAGTTCATCACCGGTCAGCGGGCCAAACTGGTGCTGATGGAACGGGTGCTGAACCAGCTCTTCGAGACCTGCGACGTGGTGGTCCAGACCGGTCCGGTGCCCTTCGACATCATCGGACTGCCGGAGATCGCCTTCCCGATCGGCTTCACCGCCGCCGGGGTGCCGATCGGCACAATCCTGGGCGGGCTCCCGTACGGCGAGGACCGGTTGCTCTCCATTGTGGCCGCGTACCAGGCCGTCACCGACTGGCACTGGCGCCGCCCGCCGAACCCGCCGGCCGGTGCGGCCTCGGCGCGTACCGCCGCCCCGGCGCTGCGCCTCACCGCCGACGAGGTGGCCACCCTCTCCCAGTGA